In the genome of Desulfofarcimen acetoxidans DSM 771, one region contains:
- the miaB gene encoding tRNA (N6-isopentenyl adenosine(37)-C2)-methylthiotransferase MiaB codes for MEFEQEATGHKKYLIITFGCQMNEHDSEILAGILHNKGYIKTDKQEDADIILLNTCCIRETAESKVYGMLGRLRRLKKSNPDLVLGVCGCMTQQAEAAKKLRQRFPYVDLIFGTHNSHLLSDLLDKVMEKREPVLDVWSDVAPVTGELPVQRVSGIKALVNITYGCNNFCTYCIVPYVRGRERSRSPEDILQEVGGLVIAGYKEVTLLGQNVNSYGKDLKNPLDFADLLLMLEDTGIERIRYMTSHPRDFSDKLIQVIAKSKKVCEHFHLPVQAGSNRILRLMNRGYTRENYLELVDKIRCAVPQAGITTDIIVGFPGETEADFAATLDLLEKVRCYSAYTFVYNKRSGTPAANMQEQIEATVKKARIQELIKMQNKISLADNEAEVGRILDVLVEGPGKTGNNLTGRTRTNKLVVFAAQANFLTGQTVPVKIIKGRLSHLDGCPVNIKND; via the coding sequence ATGGAATTTGAGCAAGAAGCAACCGGTCATAAAAAATATCTCATTATAACCTTCGGCTGCCAAATGAATGAGCATGATTCGGAAATTTTAGCCGGGATATTGCATAATAAAGGTTACATAAAAACTGATAAACAGGAAGACGCCGATATAATCTTGTTAAATACTTGCTGTATCAGAGAAACTGCTGAGAGTAAGGTATATGGCATGCTCGGCAGGTTGCGCCGGCTAAAAAAATCAAACCCGGATTTGGTGCTGGGAGTTTGCGGTTGCATGACACAGCAGGCGGAAGCAGCTAAAAAGCTTCGCCAGCGTTTTCCTTATGTTGATTTAATATTCGGCACACATAACTCACACCTGTTATCCGATCTGTTGGACAAAGTAATGGAAAAACGAGAGCCTGTTCTGGATGTTTGGTCTGACGTCGCTCCGGTAACCGGGGAACTGCCCGTGCAAAGAGTATCCGGCATAAAAGCGCTGGTTAACATTACGTACGGCTGCAATAATTTTTGCACTTATTGTATTGTTCCTTATGTGCGAGGCAGGGAGCGCAGCAGGTCTCCGGAGGATATTCTTCAGGAAGTGGGCGGGCTGGTTATAGCTGGTTATAAAGAAGTTACACTGTTGGGACAGAATGTAAATTCTTATGGCAAGGATTTAAAAAATCCCTTAGACTTCGCGGATTTGTTGCTAATGCTTGAAGATACCGGAATTGAGAGAATAAGATATATGACCTCACATCCCAGGGATTTTTCTGATAAACTTATCCAGGTAATTGCCAAAAGCAAAAAAGTGTGCGAGCATTTTCACCTGCCTGTGCAAGCCGGCAGCAACAGGATATTAAGATTGATGAACAGGGGCTATACCAGAGAAAATTATCTGGAATTAGTAGACAAGATTCGTTGTGCTGTCCCGCAAGCCGGTATTACTACAGATATAATAGTGGGCTTTCCGGGGGAAACTGAGGCTGATTTTGCTGCGACCCTGGATTTGCTTGAGAAGGTTCGCTGTTACAGCGCCTATACTTTTGTGTATAATAAGAGATCCGGCACACCTGCTGCCAATATGCAGGAGCAGATAGAAGCAACGGTAAAAAAAGCTCGTATTCAAGAGTTAATAAAAATGCAAAATAAGATTAGCTTGGCTGATAATGAGGCTGAAGTTGGCAGAATACTGGATGTTTTGGTCGAGGGACCGGGCAAGACCGGCAATAATTTAACAGGCAGAACTAGAACCAACAAGCTGGTTGTATTTGCTGCTCAGGCAAACTTCTTAACCGGGCAAACAGTACCGGTAAAGATTATCAAAGGCAGGCTGTCACACCTGGATGGGTGTCCGGTTAATATAAAAAATGATTAG
- a CDS encoding YlbF family regulator, with amino-acid sequence MSAILNKARELGREIAESVELSAMRNAQDNMMSDPLAQSIIQEFEEKQQVYHMLRSQGQQLTEEQKQEIEAFEEKMLSNDLIVQYFKTQQEFEKIIEAVNNIISEAITGESHGCECGTSSCCSSCGSGGHGHC; translated from the coding sequence ATGTCAGCTATTTTGAATAAAGCCCGTGAATTAGGCAGGGAAATTGCTGAATCCGTTGAACTTTCAGCTATGAGAAATGCTCAGGATAATATGATGAGTGATCCTCTGGCGCAAAGTATCATCCAGGAGTTTGAAGAAAAACAGCAAGTATACCATATGCTTAGATCGCAGGGTCAGCAATTGACCGAAGAACAAAAGCAGGAAATAGAAGCTTTTGAAGAAAAAATGTTGAGTAATGATTTAATAGTGCAATATTTCAAGACACAGCAAGAATTTGAAAAAATTATTGAAGCGGTAAATAATATTATTTCTGAAGCTATTACCGGTGAAAGCCATGGTTGTGAGTGCGGTACCAGTTCTTGTTGTTCCAGCTGCGGTTCGGGTGGTCACGGTCACTGCTAA
- the mutS gene encoding DNA mismatch repair protein MutS, with protein sequence MIKQYLQIKERHTDAILFFRLGDFYEMFFEDAHCASRELDITLTGREGGREERIPMCGVPYHAAEGYIARLVEKGYKVAICEQVEDPKAVKGIVRREVVRVITPGTILSGSFIEDKRNNFIISVSREKEHYGLAVVDLGTGLFMVTEFAIDDTALAEEISRLQPSEAVVARDSFSKSELGIIFSGIFNITISQQPLDFFTFTQAYKSLVDNIGEEKLTENKLLEMTAAVCAAGGLLTYLKETQKTALQHLNAITVYKPSRFMVLDATTRKNLELTKSLREGTKWGSLLWVLDRTVTAMGGRLLKNWLEQPLLSAAKINLRLDAVAELIKDGFIRYDLKEILSKLYDLERLTGRIAYGTAGARDLNAIKVSLAVLPQIKEILARTSSVLLSKLSEQIEILDELYDLLERAVIDNPPVSVREGGMIKTGFNEKVDYLRSAGKDAKNWVAEMEARERERTGIKSLKVGFNKVFGYYLEVTKSNIHLVPEEYIRKQTLANAERYITPQLKEYENMILGARDKLNELEYSIFIDLRNIVADKIPALQKSARAAARADALMALAETAVEERYLRPSINSNGLIKIKEGRHPVVERVLKTGEFVPNDTDINEQDRRLVLLTGPNMAGKSTYMRQVALIVLLAQVGSFVPADYAEIGIVDRIFTRVGAADDLAGGQSTFMVEMNECKVIVENATAQSLIIMDEVGRGTSTYDGISIARALIEYINRDLKAKTLFSTHYHELTDLDQLHGVVNHTVAVQETGDGIVFLRKVIPGKADRSYGIHVARLAGIPENILLRADEVLNSLEACSPTGQSQAAASVDLSEISAFAELSVIKEEKKDVSSIMRDSEANRLSCSQEPVPWLRPKMLAILEELEGLDILAMNPLQAMNKLFELQGKLKDY encoded by the coding sequence ATGATCAAACAATACCTGCAGATTAAAGAGCGGCATACTGATGCTATTCTCTTTTTCCGGTTAGGCGATTTTTATGAGATGTTTTTTGAAGACGCCCACTGTGCCTCCCGTGAGCTGGATATAACCCTGACCGGTCGCGAAGGTGGCCGGGAAGAACGCATTCCCATGTGCGGTGTTCCCTATCACGCTGCGGAGGGCTACATAGCCCGCCTGGTGGAAAAAGGTTATAAAGTTGCCATATGTGAGCAGGTAGAAGACCCTAAGGCTGTGAAAGGCATTGTGCGCAGGGAGGTAGTCCGTGTAATCACGCCGGGCACTATATTGTCAGGCAGTTTTATAGAAGACAAAAGAAATAATTTTATTATCTCTGTCAGCCGGGAAAAAGAGCATTATGGACTGGCAGTTGTTGATCTGGGAACCGGTCTTTTTATGGTAACTGAATTTGCTATTGATGACACCGCTCTGGCGGAGGAAATATCTCGCCTGCAGCCCTCTGAAGCAGTTGTGGCGCGGGATAGCTTTAGTAAATCAGAATTAGGCATTATTTTCTCTGGAATCTTTAATATAACTATCAGCCAACAGCCACTTGATTTTTTCACCTTTACCCAGGCCTACAAGTCGCTGGTAGATAACATTGGAGAGGAAAAATTAACTGAAAACAAGCTGCTTGAGATGACTGCTGCCGTGTGTGCGGCAGGAGGTCTTTTAACATATCTTAAAGAAACGCAAAAAACAGCTTTGCAGCATTTGAATGCAATTACAGTATACAAACCCTCAAGGTTTATGGTTTTAGACGCCACTACCAGGAAAAATCTGGAGCTTACAAAATCGCTGAGAGAAGGTACTAAATGGGGTAGTTTGCTCTGGGTGCTCGATCGAACAGTAACGGCTATGGGCGGTAGATTGCTCAAAAACTGGCTGGAACAGCCTCTCTTATCTGCTGCTAAAATCAATCTAAGACTGGATGCTGTAGCTGAGCTGATAAAGGACGGCTTTATCAGGTATGATTTAAAAGAAATACTGTCTAAGCTCTACGATTTGGAGCGCTTGACCGGCAGGATCGCCTATGGTACAGCGGGGGCCCGTGATTTAAATGCCATAAAAGTCTCACTGGCAGTTCTGCCGCAAATCAAAGAGATACTTGCCAGAACCAGCTCCGTACTGTTAAGCAAGCTGAGTGAACAAATTGAGATACTGGACGAGCTTTATGATTTATTAGAAAGAGCTGTTATTGATAATCCTCCTGTTTCTGTACGTGAGGGAGGTATGATTAAGACCGGGTTTAATGAAAAAGTTGATTACCTGAGAAGTGCCGGTAAAGACGCAAAAAATTGGGTGGCGGAAATGGAAGCCCGAGAAAGAGAGCGTACAGGTATAAAGTCCCTTAAGGTAGGCTTTAACAAAGTCTTCGGCTACTATTTGGAAGTAACTAAAAGCAATATTCATCTGGTGCCGGAAGAGTATATCAGAAAACAGACTTTAGCCAATGCTGAAAGATATATTACGCCACAACTGAAAGAATATGAAAATATGATATTAGGGGCACGGGATAAGTTAAATGAACTGGAATACAGTATTTTTATCGATCTAAGAAATATTGTTGCTGATAAAATACCCGCCCTCCAGAAGTCCGCCCGGGCAGCTGCCAGGGCGGATGCGTTGATGGCACTGGCTGAAACTGCGGTGGAAGAAAGATATTTACGCCCGTCAATTAACTCTAACGGTTTAATCAAGATTAAAGAGGGACGCCACCCTGTGGTGGAACGTGTCCTAAAAACCGGAGAGTTTGTGCCAAATGATACGGATATTAATGAGCAGGACAGGCGCCTTGTTCTCTTGACCGGACCTAATATGGCAGGCAAAAGTACCTACATGAGACAGGTGGCCCTGATTGTTCTTTTAGCCCAGGTAGGCAGCTTTGTGCCGGCTGATTACGCTGAAATAGGCATTGTGGATAGGATTTTCACCAGGGTCGGGGCTGCTGATGATCTGGCCGGTGGGCAGAGCACCTTCATGGTGGAAATGAACGAGTGCAAAGTTATCGTAGAAAATGCTACGGCCCAAAGCCTGATCATCATGGATGAAGTAGGTCGCGGCACCAGTACTTATGACGGCATTAGTATTGCCAGGGCCTTAATTGAATATATCAACAGGGATCTGAAGGCCAAGACACTTTTTTCCACCCACTATCATGAGTTGACTGACCTGGATCAGTTGCATGGTGTAGTAAATCATACTGTCGCTGTGCAGGAAACCGGAGATGGAATCGTATTCCTGAGGAAGGTCATCCCAGGTAAAGCTGATCGCAGTTATGGCATACATGTGGCTAGGCTTGCCGGGATTCCCGAAAATATTTTGCTGAGGGCAGACGAGGTATTAAACAGCTTGGAAGCCTGTTCTCCAACCGGGCAGAGTCAGGCGGCAGCTTCTGTGGATTTAAGCGAGATATCAGCATTTGCGGAGCTGTCGGTTATAAAAGAAGAAAAAAAAGACGTCAGCTCTATAATGAGAGACAGTGAGGCTAACCGGCTTTCCTGCTCTCAAGAGCCAGTACCTTGGCTAAGGCCGAAAATGCTGGCGATTTTAGAGGAGCTGGAGGGTTTAGATATTTTAGCTATGAACCCCCTGCAAGCAATGAACAAACTCTTTGAATTGCAGGGGAAGCTAAAAGATTACTAA
- a CDS encoding hydantoinase/oxoprolinase family protein, which produces MLIGIDVGGTCTDAVLLHEGRVLAKAKIPTAEDLLDSLMKALDQIMAGIEPDKIERVVFSTTKITNLIAERKYDPVAVLLLPGPGVSCWLYDLPAETVIVNGAIDYRGREIIKLDLQQAVKKLDKLAEKGYRKLAIVGKFSNRNNSHESEIEVVLKDKYPDWQVVLGHRAGGRLNFPRRAVNTFYTCATRDKYREFINSVSQALKNRGVKAKAYILKADGGTLSLEESEKTPVETIFSGPAASTLGVQALIPTGKTAIVMDIGGTTTDLALILSGEPLLSAKGAKVEQLLTQVRGLAVKSIPVGGDTTVEAAGDKLTLTGRREGAPYCLGGPSPTPTDALLVLNLIKLGDRDLALEAMNRLGLKLTPEQTAGLVVDEVVKTITAEIRKMFREWEEEPAYRIWEILQKQAVRLDLVAGVGGGAAGLVERVAAELNCFSLLPHHAEVANAIGAAVACPTVSASLRADTERQIFTIDEAGYQGKLNKRNFSEQDALQLAREWLARLSETSLAGETRVVEITRQEVFNVVRGWHTVGKIYDIVVQTKRGILSRVEQEETI; this is translated from the coding sequence ATGTTAATAGGTATAGATGTCGGTGGCACTTGTACCGATGCGGTGCTCTTGCATGAGGGAAGAGTTTTGGCCAAAGCAAAGATTCCTACTGCTGAGGATTTACTTGATTCCTTAATGAAGGCACTGGATCAGATAATGGCGGGAATTGAGCCAGATAAAATAGAGCGGGTTGTTTTCAGCACTACTAAAATAACTAATCTGATTGCCGAAAGAAAATATGACCCGGTAGCGGTGCTGCTATTGCCCGGGCCGGGGGTTAGTTGCTGGTTATACGATCTTCCTGCTGAAACGGTTATAGTAAATGGAGCAATAGACTACCGGGGAAGGGAAATTATAAAATTAGACCTGCAACAGGCAGTAAAAAAGCTGGATAAACTAGCGGAAAAAGGCTACCGCAAGCTGGCAATAGTGGGCAAGTTTTCTAATCGCAATAACAGTCATGAGAGTGAAATCGAAGTTGTTTTAAAGGATAAATATCCTGATTGGCAGGTTGTTTTAGGTCACCGGGCAGGAGGCAGGCTAAACTTTCCCCGTCGCGCGGTTAATACTTTCTATACTTGTGCTACCAGGGACAAGTACCGTGAGTTTATCAATTCAGTCAGCCAGGCTTTAAAAAACCGGGGAGTAAAGGCTAAAGCCTATATTTTAAAAGCCGACGGTGGTACCCTGTCACTGGAGGAATCGGAGAAAACACCTGTAGAAACTATTTTTTCCGGGCCTGCGGCCAGTACCCTGGGAGTTCAGGCTCTAATTCCCACCGGCAAAACAGCCATAGTAATGGACATTGGTGGAACTACCACTGATTTGGCCTTAATTTTGTCGGGTGAACCTTTGCTTTCGGCCAAAGGCGCAAAAGTAGAGCAATTGCTAACCCAGGTTCGCGGTTTAGCTGTCAAGTCTATTCCCGTGGGCGGAGATACAACTGTAGAAGCTGCCGGAGATAAGCTTACTCTTACCGGTAGAAGAGAGGGCGCACCCTACTGCCTGGGTGGACCGTCACCTACTCCTACTGATGCTTTGCTTGTATTGAATCTAATCAAGCTGGGTGACAGGGATTTAGCACTGGAAGCCATGAACAGGCTTGGCCTGAAGCTGACACCGGAACAAACAGCGGGCCTGGTAGTTGACGAAGTTGTAAAAACAATTACTGCAGAAATAAGAAAAATGTTCAGGGAATGGGAAGAAGAACCAGCCTACCGCATCTGGGAGATATTGCAGAAACAAGCAGTACGCCTCGATTTGGTGGCAGGGGTAGGGGGCGGAGCCGCCGGTCTGGTGGAGAGAGTTGCCGCGGAATTGAATTGCTTCAGTCTTCTCCCGCATCATGCGGAGGTAGCCAACGCCATAGGTGCGGCAGTTGCATGTCCTACAGTGTCCGCCAGTTTGCGGGCAGACACTGAACGACAGATATTTACTATAGATGAGGCAGGTTACCAGGGCAAGTTAAATAAACGCAACTTTAGCGAACAGGATGCCCTACAACTGGCCAGGGAATGGTTGGCCAGGCTGTCTGAAACGTCTTTGGCCGGGGAAACCCGTGTTGTGGAAATAACCCGCCAGGAAGTTTTTAATGTGGTACGGGGATGGCACACTGTAGGAAAAATTTATGATATAGTGGTGCAAACTAAGAGAGGTATTTTATCTCGGGTAGAACAGGAGGAAACGATATGA
- a CDS encoding histone deacetylase family protein, translated as MTSKTGLIFFPAFDWAISPTHPEREERLLYTKDQLFEEGLMDLPEIEEFAPRLASHKDIARTHFCVPKVSDQVLEAHLIASGAGILLAEKVWQKELKNAFALVRPPGHHSMRVVHGNRGFCNINNEAIVVDYLRHHHGLKKIAIVDTDVHHGDGTQEIFYHDPDVLCISFHQDGRTIYPGTGFINELGGPTAFARTLNVPLPVGTTDEELHYVLDEFILPVLRDFQPEFIINSAGQDNHYTDPLGSICMTAQGYALLNEKLKPDLAVLEGGYAIETALPYVNLAIILAMAGQDYSYVREPHALNIEHSKQRTTEIKATVAKLQEIWRNRDQIDLDKIFGKKQYWQRKKSVYYDTDGFSENQTEVIKRCGYCSGYLTVESTAARGSRKNSKVFCISIPITACRSCQEEAYKSYSEAQGNSYYDYVYMQDKVRDVFLIYNKQSRQESSL; from the coding sequence ATGACATCCAAAACCGGATTAATTTTTTTCCCGGCTTTTGACTGGGCTATTTCTCCCACTCACCCGGAAAGGGAAGAAAGACTCCTCTATACCAAGGATCAGCTGTTTGAAGAAGGTCTAATGGATTTACCGGAAATTGAGGAATTTGCTCCACGGCTGGCCTCTCATAAAGATATTGCCCGCACACATTTTTGCGTGCCAAAGGTGTCAGACCAGGTGCTGGAAGCTCACTTGATTGCCTCCGGTGCAGGTATACTGCTGGCTGAAAAGGTTTGGCAAAAGGAACTGAAAAACGCTTTTGCCCTGGTCAGGCCGCCAGGTCATCATTCCATGAGGGTTGTACACGGAAACCGCGGTTTTTGCAATATCAATAATGAAGCTATTGTGGTAGACTATTTGAGACATCATCACGGTCTTAAAAAAATAGCTATAGTTGATACAGACGTACACCATGGTGACGGCACACAGGAAATTTTTTATCATGATCCTGATGTCTTATGCATTTCTTTTCACCAGGATGGGCGAACCATTTACCCGGGAACCGGTTTTATCAATGAGCTGGGTGGACCTACAGCCTTTGCCCGAACATTAAATGTTCCTTTGCCGGTGGGTACTACTGACGAGGAATTGCATTATGTGCTGGATGAGTTTATCTTACCTGTTCTCAGGGACTTTCAGCCTGAGTTTATCATAAATTCGGCTGGCCAGGATAATCATTACACTGACCCTCTGGGCAGCATATGTATGACTGCCCAGGGTTACGCGCTGTTGAATGAAAAACTCAAACCTGATCTGGCGGTACTGGAAGGTGGCTATGCCATTGAGACGGCTTTGCCTTATGTAAATCTGGCCATAATTTTGGCCATGGCGGGACAGGATTATTCTTATGTTCGTGAGCCTCATGCATTAAATATAGAGCACAGCAAACAGCGTACAACTGAAATAAAAGCTACAGTAGCTAAGCTGCAGGAAATATGGCGGAACAGGGATCAAATCGATCTGGATAAAATTTTTGGCAAGAAACAATACTGGCAAAGAAAAAAATCGGTTTATTACGATACTGACGGCTTCAGCGAGAACCAAACAGAGGTAATCAAGCGCTGCGGTTATTGCTCCGGTTACTTAACCGTAGAATCAACGGCAGCCAGAGGTTCTCGAAAGAACAGCAAGGTCTTTTGTATATCGATTCCGATAACTGCTTGCCGGAGTTGCCAGGAAGAAGCCTATAAAAGCTATAGTGAAGCGCAGGGTAATAGTTACTATGACTATGTTTATATGCAGGATAAGGTAAGGGATGTATTTTTAATCTATAACAAGCAATCCAGGCAGGAATCCTCCTTGTAA
- the mutL gene encoding DNA mismatch repair endonuclease MutL encodes MPKIIILDELTANQIAAGEVVERPASVVKELVENSLDAGASAIEINIYEGGLKSITVIDNGSGMSEEDAVLAFYRHATSKLASAEDLTNINTMGFRGEALPSIASIARVELKTRAQDSVSGIRLEISGGKTLSVGSAGCPPGTSVTVSDLFYNTPARLKHMQTASAEAARINELVNRLAMAKPEVSFRLRHNGRNVFYAPGSGSLLDAVAAVYGIKIARELIPLEEENALLKIYGYTSRPSVNRGNRKQQTLFINHRLVKSSIILRAIEEAYRTILPPGRYPLTILALAINPGKVDVNVHPAKLEVRVEQENEIAELIKESIKRALQANSLIPELKITPAVKQKTLVGEPYQEKLNFTPDKIAEAKLRDNPTQENNSHYKRPVLEEKKLASEAKENLETGNRLVQVNNQTGRAESNNIRNPAAGQDQAQIIVRQNTTVSEKAPVNKKNSSFPSLWPLAQLMPTYILASADKGLFIIDQHAAHERILFEKYQKQFSEGQVVSQMLLIPITLELNFREEELIIKHIILLKEIGFIIEEFGKGTFLLRGVPGNVSPGQEKDLFFDILDFSEDSLTGREVLVQNMAAAMACKAAVKAGEKLTPSAMLALLEQLAETESPYTCPHGRPTLIHLSLEELAVKFKR; translated from the coding sequence TTGCCCAAAATCATTATATTAGATGAACTTACCGCCAATCAAATTGCCGCGGGTGAGGTTGTGGAAAGACCTGCCTCGGTGGTTAAAGAACTAGTGGAAAATTCCTTGGATGCAGGAGCCAGTGCTATTGAAATTAACATCTATGAGGGTGGTCTGAAAAGTATAACTGTAATTGACAACGGTTCCGGCATGTCTGAGGAAGATGCTGTTCTGGCTTTTTACCGTCATGCTACCAGTAAATTAGCCAGCGCAGAGGACCTGACCAATATAAATACAATGGGTTTCAGGGGAGAGGCTTTGCCCAGTATAGCTTCTATAGCCAGGGTTGAGTTAAAAACAAGAGCACAAGACAGTGTTTCCGGCATTAGACTTGAAATAAGCGGCGGTAAAACCCTGTCGGTCGGCAGTGCCGGTTGTCCGCCCGGTACGTCTGTAACTGTCAGTGACCTGTTTTATAATACCCCGGCCAGATTAAAACATATGCAAACAGCTTCAGCAGAAGCCGCCAGGATTAATGAACTGGTGAATCGCCTGGCTATGGCCAAACCGGAAGTCAGTTTTCGACTGCGTCATAACGGCAGGAATGTCTTTTACGCACCTGGCAGCGGCAGTCTATTAGATGCAGTGGCTGCAGTATACGGGATAAAAATTGCCCGTGAATTGATTCCACTGGAAGAAGAAAATGCTTTGCTGAAAATATACGGCTATACAAGCAGGCCCTCCGTGAACAGAGGAAACCGGAAGCAGCAAACCCTGTTTATAAACCATCGTTTGGTCAAGAGCAGTATCATTTTAAGAGCAATTGAAGAAGCCTACCGGACTATTTTGCCGCCTGGCAGGTACCCACTGACAATTTTGGCTTTAGCAATTAATCCGGGAAAGGTAGATGTAAATGTACATCCGGCCAAGCTTGAAGTAAGAGTTGAACAGGAAAATGAAATTGCCGAATTAATAAAGGAATCCATAAAAAGAGCTCTACAAGCTAATTCTCTTATACCCGAGCTAAAAATAACACCGGCTGTTAAACAAAAAACCTTAGTTGGTGAACCCTATCAAGAAAAGTTAAATTTTACTCCTGATAAAATTGCCGAAGCCAAGTTGAGAGATAATCCAACACAAGAGAATAATTCGCATTATAAAAGACCTGTTTTAGAAGAAAAGAAACTTGCATCCGAAGCAAAAGAAAATTTAGAGACTGGCAACCGGCTCGTACAAGTCAATAACCAAACCGGAAGAGCGGAGAGTAATAATATTCGTAATCCGGCAGCCGGGCAAGACCAGGCTCAAATAATCGTGAGGCAAAACACAACTGTTTCAGAAAAAGCGCCGGTAAACAAAAAGAATTCTTCTTTTCCTTCTCTGTGGCCACTGGCTCAATTGATGCCTACATACATTCTGGCCTCAGCTGATAAAGGCTTATTTATTATTGACCAGCATGCCGCTCACGAAAGGATTCTTTTCGAAAAGTATCAAAAACAATTCTCTGAAGGACAAGTTGTCAGCCAGATGCTGCTTATCCCGATAACTTTGGAACTGAACTTTCGGGAAGAAGAATTGATAATTAAACATATTATTTTATTAAAGGAAATAGGTTTTATCATAGAAGAATTCGGTAAGGGTACATTCTTACTGAGAGGTGTGCCAGGAAATGTTTCTCCCGGACAAGAGAAAGATCTTTTTTTCGATATACTTGATTTTTCAGAAGATTCCTTGACCGGCAGAGAAGTTCTGGTACAAAATATGGCCGCTGCCATGGCCTGTAAAGCTGCAGTCAAAGCCGGTGAGAAATTAACCCCATCGGCCATGCTGGCACTGCTGGAACAACTGGCGGAAACTGAAAGTCCTTATACCTGCCCGCATGGCAGGCCGACCTTGATACACTTGTCGTTGGAAGAACTGGCCGTAAAGTTTAAAAGATAA
- a CDS encoding class I SAM-dependent methyltransferase encodes MFLNHCVITTSHKGGTNQLLLAERFCKELGYPLVPREKLSLPALIDKYQVAGVIVAAPDKVFYYTGEEEFFFHPNMAAVRIKDIRSGKTDQMVKAMDLRPGDSVLDCTLGFGADAIVSAFVTGTSGTVLGLEVSPVIAALVRYGIKNYNFKSKLLSSTMRNITVINASHYEYLLQTAANSFDIVYFDPMFRQPKYKSSNMTPLRKLADLSPLNRDVLVEALRVARKRVVVKERRGSSEFARLGIDRIEGGKYAPVVYGVKNKDND; translated from the coding sequence GTGTTCTTAAATCATTGTGTGATCACAACCTCTCATAAAGGCGGCACCAACCAATTGCTGTTAGCCGAAAGATTCTGTAAAGAACTGGGTTATCCGCTGGTGCCCAGGGAAAAATTATCCTTGCCCGCCTTGATTGATAAGTATCAGGTTGCAGGGGTTATAGTAGCTGCTCCCGATAAAGTATTTTATTATACAGGGGAAGAAGAATTTTTTTTTCATCCCAATATGGCCGCAGTGCGTATAAAGGATATTAGATCTGGGAAAACTGACCAAATGGTCAAGGCTATGGATCTTAGGCCTGGAGATTCTGTGCTGGATTGTACACTGGGTTTCGGAGCTGATGCTATCGTATCTGCTTTTGTAACTGGCACCTCAGGCACTGTGCTTGGTTTGGAAGTATCTCCGGTTATTGCCGCTCTGGTACGTTATGGTATAAAAAATTACAATTTTAAAAGTAAATTGCTTTCTTCTACTATGAGAAATATTACAGTAATAAATGCCAGCCATTACGAATACTTATTGCAAACAGCGGCCAATAGCTTTGATATAGTATATTTTGATCCAATGTTCAGACAACCAAAGTATAAATCTTCAAATATGACACCTTTAAGAAAGTTAGCTGATTTATCTCCCTTGAATCGGGATGTTTTGGTAGAAGCTCTTAGAGTTGCCAGAAAAAGGGTTGTAGTCAAAGAAAGACGAGGCAGCTCTGAATTTGCCAGGCTTGGTATAGACAGAATAGAGGGAGGCAAATATGCTCCTGTAGTTTACGGAGTGAAGAATAAAGATAATGATTAA